Proteins encoded together in one Lathyrus oleraceus cultivar Zhongwan6 chromosome 5, CAAS_Psat_ZW6_1.0, whole genome shotgun sequence window:
- the LOC127084432 gene encoding U-box domain-containing protein 4, which produces MKISLLKMLVDSISSFLHLSFSGNMNSEPVSKYYQKAEEILKLLKPIIDAFANSEPVSDEVPSKTFEELGHAVDELKEHVENWHLLSSKIYFVMQVEPLISRIRTSGLKVLQQLRVSDECPNDELSSEHLENCVQKLKLLELEETSSIIKEAITDQLDGAGPSSEILEKIADRLGLNSNEEVLIEAVALEKLKENAEQTEKTAEAEYIDQIIAVVTRMHEGLVMLKQAQSCTPVPVPADFCCPLSLELMTDPVIVASGQTYERAFIKNWIDLGLTVCPKTHQTLAHTNLIPNYTVKALIANWCESNNVKLVDPTKSTILNQASVLHGYMESGTTRESPIFPHSRSNLPSSPESARSRSFNSPGNNIPSSGGIQREGTSPLHPRSISEGSLSGIINGQYMDAARTSPTGLDDRSASSDESSIDSIGHPSISPSRRESSGAFSSELSQNHVRAVSDSGAFSDANFQETQGDDSNASQLSTSPGYSRDTSGELNPGSDTVGAAPMPSMHREPEFPPRLMETRSRSQAIWRRPSERLVPRIISSAVESRVDLSGIETQVRGLVEGLKSIDLDTQRDATSEIRLLAKHNMDNRIAIANCGAINILVDLLQSTDTRIQENAVTALLNLSINDNNKTAIANAGAIEPLIHVLENGSPEAKENSAATLFSLSVIEENKVNIGRSGAIRPLVDLLGNGTPRGKKDAATALFNLSIFHENKNRIVQAGAVRHLVELMDPAAGMVDKAVAVLANLATIPEGRIAIGQEGGIPVLVEVVELGSARGKENAAAALLHLCLHSNRFLSMVLQHGAVPPLVALSQSGTPRAKEKAQALLNQFRSQRHGNSGRG; this is translated from the exons ATGAAGATATCGTTGTTGAAAATGCTTGTTGACAGCATATCCTCTTTTTTGCATTTATCATTTTCTGGAAATATGAACTCCGAACCAGTCTCAAAATATTACCAGAAGGCAGAGGAGATACTTAAGTTGTTGAAGCCGATCATTGATGCTTTTGCTAATTCTGAGCCAGTGTCTGATGAAGTGCCTAGTAAGACATTCGAAGAACTTGGTCATGCTGTTGATGAATTAAAGGAGCATGTTGAGAACTGGCACCTATTGTCTAGCAAAATTTACTTT GTTATGCAAGTTGAACCTTTGATATCTAGGATTCGGACTTCAGGTCTCAAGGTCTTGCAGCAGCTGAGGGTTTCAGACGAATGTCCTAATGATGAACTGAGTTCTGAACATTTGGAG AACTGTGTTCAGAAACTTAAGCTTTTGGAACTTGAAGAAACCTCATCCATCATTAAGGAAGCTATTACGGATCAACTGGATGGTGCAGGACCCAGTTCAGAGATCCTGGAAAAAATTGCTGATAGACTGGGCCTAAATTCTAATGAGGAGGTTTTGATTGAGGCTGTGGCCCTAGAAAAGTTAAAGGAGAATGCTGAGCAGACTGAAAAGACTGCTGAAGCCGAATACATTGATCAGATTATTGCTGTTGTAACGCGTATGCACGAGGGCCTTGTTATGCTTAAGCAAGCCCAGAGTTGCACTCCAGTTCCCGTACCTGCTGATTTTTGTTGTCCACTTTCTTTGGAGTTAATGACTGATCCGGTGATTGTGGCCTCAGGGCAAACCTATGAGCGAGCTTTTATCAAGAACTGGATTGATCTTGGTCTTACTGTTTGTCCAAAGACCCATCAGACTCTGGCTCACACCAATCTAATACCTAACTACACTGTAAAGGCACTAATTGCAAACTGGTGTGAATCAAACAATGTGAAGCTGGTTGACCCCACTAAATCCACTATCTTAAATCAAGCATCTGTCCTTCATGGGTATATGGAGTCTGGTACAACCCGGGAATCTCCTATTTTTCCTCATTCCAGGAGCAATCTGCCATCTTCACCTGAGTCGGCTCGTTCTCGTTCTTTCAATTCACCAGGTAATAACATACCTTCTTCTGGTGGAATCCAGCGAGAGGGAACATCACCTTTGCACCCTCGTTCAATTTCAGAAGGTTCCTTAAGTGGCATAATTAACGGGCAATATATGGATGCTGCTAGAACATCACCCACAGGTTTAGACGACAGGTCTGCTAGCTCAGATGAAAGCAGTATAGATTCAATTGGCCATCCATCAATATCACCATCTAGAAGGGAATCTTCCGGGGCCTTCAGCTCTGAACTATCTCAAAACCATGTTAGAGCTGTATCTGATTCTGGTGCATTTTCTGATGCAAATTTTCAAGAAACACAAGGTGATGACAGCAATGCTTCTCAACTGTCAACAAGTCCAGGCTACAGTAGAGATACTTCTGGCGAGTTAAATCCCGGGTCAGATACTGTTGGTGCTGCTCCCATGCCATCAATGCATAGGGAACCTGAATTCCCACCCCGACTTATGGAGACTAGGTCTCGAAGCCAAGCTATATGGAGGAGGCCATCAGAAAGGCTCGTTCCTAGGATAATATCTTCTGCTGTTGAATCAAGAGTCGATCTTTCTGGTATCGAGACACAGGTTCGGGGTTTAGTGGAGGGCTTGAAGAGCATTGATCTTGATACTCAGAGAGATGCAACTTCAGAAATCCGTCTGCTTGCTAAGCACAATATGGATAATCGAATTGCAATTGCAAACTGTGGAGCCATTAATATATTAGTTGACTTACTTCAATCAACTGATACAAGGATCCAGGAAAATGCTGTTACAGCACTTCTCAACTTATCAATCAATGATAACAACAAAACTGCAATTGCAAATGCCGGTGCAATTGAACCTCTGATTCATGTTCTTGAGAATGGGAGCCCAGAAGCCAAAGAGAATTCAGCTGCCACTCTTTTCAGCTTGTCGGTGATTGAGGAAAACAAGGTTAATATAGGAAGGTCTGGGGCAATTAGACCACTTGTAGATTTATTAGGGAATGGAACTCCAAGGGGAAAAAAGGATGCTGCCACCGCTTTGTTTAATTTGTCAATATTCCACGAGAACAAGAATCGGATTGTGCAAGCTGGTGCTGTGAGGCACCTTGTGGAGTTGATGGACCCAGCGGCTGGAATGGTGGACAAGGCTGTGGCTGTCTTAGCAAATCTTGCCACAATTCCAGAAGGAAGAATTGCAATTGGTCAAGAAGGTGGAATTCCTGTTCTAGTTGAAGTTGTTGAGTTGGGTTCTGCTAGAGGAAAGGAGAATGCAGCAGCAGCTCTTCTACATCTTTGCTTACACAGTAATAGATTCTTAAGCATGGTGCTCCAACACGGAGCTGTGCCACCATTAGTAGCTTTATCGCAGTCAGGCACACCGAGGGCTAAAGAAAAG GCCCAAGCTCTCCTTAATCAATTTAGAAGTCAAAGACATGGAAATTCTGGGAGGGGCTGA